In Carya illinoinensis cultivar Pawnee chromosome 7, C.illinoinensisPawnee_v1, whole genome shotgun sequence, the following are encoded in one genomic region:
- the LOC122315151 gene encoding ankyrin repeat-containing protein At5g02620-like: MDNVEAIELLLKADRSAAYKKDKEGMSALHISAERGHFNVTRKLISELPSTCELLDNKGRTPLHLAVKNGKNIQAVKFMLHSLPVDLINKRDSSGNTPMHLASINVGPQMAWVLSRDKKVDTGAINKEGLTPIDILRSRIKLKGFEKVLLFIMGRSPIMLLRGELYWMG; encoded by the exons ATGGACAATGTGGAAGCCATTGAACTGTTATTGAAAGCTGATCGTTCCGCAGCATACAAAAAGGACAAGGAAGGGATGTCTGCCCTCCACATTTCGGCCGAGAGAGGCCACTTCAATGTAACCAGAAAACTAATTTCAGAATTGCCAAGTACATGCGAATTGTTGGACAATAAAGGACGCACGCCTCTTCATCTAGCtgtgaaaaatggaaaaaacatCCAGGCTGTGAAATTTATGCTGCACTCACTACCTGTAGATCTCATAAATAAGCGAGACAGCAGTGGCAACACACCTATGCATTTGGCCAGCATCAATGTAGGACCTCAAATGGCATGGGTGCTGTCACGTGATAAAAAAGTGGACACAGGGGCTATCAACAAGGAAG gCCTAACGCCCATCGACATTCTTAGATCAAGAATAAAGCTTAAAGGGTTTGAAAAG GTTTTGCTATTCATTATGGGCAGGTCTCCAATAATGTTGCTGAGGGGAGAGCTTTACTGGATGGGTTAA